Proteins encoded by one window of Vidua chalybeata isolate OUT-0048 chromosome 8, bVidCha1 merged haplotype, whole genome shotgun sequence:
- the NEUROG3 gene encoding neurogenin-3, with the protein MAPQSDRSPDEGQPYFGGAEDPPSAAGGASGGSRGASPARTALAPRDTAARRKAKARRGRGKARNEGLLSKQKRSRRMKANDRERNRMHHLNSALDALRSVLPTFPDDAKLTKIETLRFAHNYIWALTQSLRLAEQNLPEPPAPPPPPAAAASPGPWDSPCPAAPPPVALRRGPAAFPAFL; encoded by the coding sequence ATGGCCCCGCAGAGCGACCGCTCGCCGGACGAAGGGCAGCCGTATTTCGGCGGTGCCGAGGACCCCCCCTCGGCGGCCGGCGGGGCCTCCGGGGGCAGCAGGGGCGCCTCGCCCGCCCGCACCGCCCTGGCCCCGCGGGACACGGCGGCCCGCAGGAAGGCGaaggcgcggcggggccgcggcaaGGCGCGGAACGAGGGCTTGCTCAGCAAGCAGAAGAGGAGCCGGCGCATGAAGGCAAACGACCGGGAGAGAAACCGCATGCACCACCTCAACTCCGCCCTGGACGCTCTCCGCAGCGTCCTGCCCACCTTCCCCGACGACGCCAAGCTCACCAAGATCGAGACGCTCCGCTTCGCCCACAACTACATCTGGGCGCTCACACAGAGCCTCCGCCTGGCCGAGCAGAACCTGCCCGagccccccgcgccgccgccaccccccgcggccgccgcttCCCCCGGGCCCTGGGACTCGCCCTGCCctgcggccccgccgcccgtCGCCCtgcgccgcggccccgccgccttCCCCGCCTTCCTCTGA
- the TSPAN15 gene encoding tetraspanin-15: MAAGDPEQARYCGRLSYLCLKLSLITYSTTFWVIGALVLAVGIYAEIERQKYKTLESAFLAPAIILILLGIVMFLVSFVGVLASLRDNLCLLQAFMYILGICLLIELTGGVVALIFRNQTIKFLNDNIRRGIENYYDDLDFKNIMDSVQKQFKCCGGEDYRDWSQNVYHNCAAPGPLACGVPYTCCIRNRTDIINTMCGYKTIDQERLSVQHVIYVRGCTNAVLIWFLDNYSIMAGVLLGILLPQFLGVLLTLLYVTRVEDIITEHKLSESLFGDARRGAAPDLAGAGCCMCYPG; this comes from the exons ATGGCGGCGGGCGACCCGGAGCAGGCGCGCTACTGCGGGCGGCTCTCCTACCTGTGCCTGAAGCTCAGCCTCATCACCTACTCCACCACGTTCTGG GTGATCGGGGCCCTCGTCCTTGCAGTTGGGATTTATGCAGAAATTGAAAGACAGAAGTACAAAACTCTAGAAAGTGCCTTTCTAGCCcctgcaattattttaatacttttggGCATTGTAATGTTCCTGGTATCCTTTGTGGGTGTACTGGCTTCTCTGAGAGACAATTTATGCCTTCTGCAAGCA ttcaTGTACATCCTTGGTATCTGCCTGCTGATCGAGCTGACAGGCGGAGTGGTGGCCCTGATCTTCAGGAACCAG ACaatcaaatttttaaatgaTAACATTAGAAGAGGAATTGAGAATTACTATGATGATTTAGACTTCAAGAACATCATGGATTCTGTTCAAAAGCAg ttCAAGTGCTGTGGTGGGGAAGATTATAGAGATTGGTCCCAAAACGTGTATCACAACTGTGCAGCTCCAGGACCACTGGCTTGTGGGGTGCCCTACACTTGCTGCATCAGAAATAGG acagACATTATCAACACTATGTGTGGATACAAAACCATTGACCAAGAG CGCTTGAGTGTTCAGCACGTTATCTACGTCCGAGGGTGCACGAATGCTGTGCTCATTTGGTTTTTGGACAACTACAGCATCATGGCTGGCGTGCTGCTGGGCATACTGCTGCCCCAG TTCCTGGGCGTGCTGCTGACCTTGCTGTACGTGACCCGAGTGGAGGACATCATCACGGAGCACAAGCTGAGCGAGAGCCTGTTTGGGGACGCGCGCCGCGGGGCTGCCCCCGACCTGGCCGGAGCCGGCTGCTGCATGTGTTACCCGGGCTGA